A region from the Dinoroseobacter shibae DFL 12 = DSM 16493 genome encodes:
- a CDS encoding heavy-metal-associated domain-containing protein, translating to MIKFAVPEMSCPHCRQSIEQALTKLDPDAEIQTDLDARTICVETAASTAMVLSVLSQAGFAANVAQQTSA from the coding sequence ATGATAAAATTCGCAGTTCCTGAAATGAGTTGTCCGCATTGCCGCCAGTCAATCGAGCAGGCGCTCACCAAGCTGGACCCGGATGCGGAGATTCAGACAGACCTTGATGCCCGCACCATATGCGTGGAAACGGCAGCCTCCACCGCGATGGTGCTGTCGGTCCTCAGCCAAGCAGGGTTTGCCGCGAACGTGGCGCAGCAAACCTCCGCCTGA
- a CDS encoding DsbA family protein: protein MKHWVYVAAIGASLASPVAAQELSEERIKELALEAILENPQIVMDAVAILREREAEAQVASAAETLANQRDLLERDENAPVLGNPDGDVTVIEFFDYNCPYCRRAKPTIEGLIAADPNVRVVFREFPILGDDSVLAARAALAARAQGMYEEFHWALMALSGRINEAQIMQTADDLGLDVAQLEADMQSDAVTMHIETSLSLAQSLGISGTPSFVVGETILPGLVDQARLEELVAQERSDG, encoded by the coding sequence ATGAAGCATTGGGTCTACGTCGCGGCCATTGGCGCCAGCCTGGCATCCCCGGTTGCCGCGCAGGAGCTGAGCGAAGAACGGATCAAGGAGTTGGCGCTGGAAGCCATTCTTGAAAACCCGCAAATCGTCATGGATGCGGTGGCGATCCTGCGAGAGCGCGAAGCTGAAGCGCAGGTCGCCAGTGCGGCGGAAACTCTCGCCAATCAACGCGATTTGCTGGAGCGCGATGAAAACGCGCCTGTTCTGGGTAATCCCGATGGCGACGTGACCGTGATTGAGTTCTTCGACTACAATTGTCCATACTGCCGTCGCGCGAAGCCGACGATCGAGGGGCTGATCGCTGCGGACCCGAATGTCCGGGTGGTTTTCCGTGAATTCCCGATTCTCGGTGACGACTCCGTTCTGGCGGCACGCGCGGCCCTCGCAGCCCGTGCCCAAGGCATGTACGAGGAATTTCACTGGGCGCTCATGGCATTGTCGGGGCGCATAAACGAAGCGCAGATCATGCAGACAGCAGATGATCTTGGCCTCGATGTCGCCCAGCTTGAGGCGGACATGCAGTCAGATGCCGTGACAATGCATATCGAGACGTCACTGAGCCTCGCGCAGTCGCTTGGAATTTCGGGAACACCGTCTTTCGTGGTTGGCGAGACAATCTTGCCCGGGCTCGTCGACCAGGCGCGGCTCGAAGAGTTGGTGGCGCAGGAGCGCTCCGACGGTTGA
- a CDS encoding L,D-transpeptidase, with the protein MISKRQFLTMGLATLATPAIAQRKFQLDPRFEPTVVPLRYPFQAGQIIVVPQAHYLYWVQPEQKALRYGVGVGKAGLEFKGNATIKRKAVWPNWRPTDEMIEREPHKYERFADGVPGGPNNPLGARALYLYQGNVDTYFRIHGTTEPWSIGRSVSNGCIRMVNEHVIDLYDRVPRGTLVTVL; encoded by the coding sequence ATGATTTCGAAAAGACAGTTTCTCACCATGGGTCTTGCGACCCTGGCCACACCGGCCATTGCGCAACGTAAGTTCCAACTCGATCCGCGCTTTGAACCCACCGTCGTCCCACTTCGTTACCCTTTTCAGGCTGGGCAAATCATCGTCGTACCACAGGCGCATTATCTCTATTGGGTGCAACCCGAACAGAAGGCCCTGCGCTATGGCGTCGGCGTGGGCAAGGCAGGGCTCGAGTTCAAGGGCAATGCCACGATCAAGCGCAAGGCGGTCTGGCCCAACTGGCGACCCACCGACGAGATGATCGAACGGGAACCGCACAAGTACGAACGGTTCGCTGATGGGGTCCCGGGAGGGCCGAACAACCCGCTGGGCGCACGAGCGCTGTATCTTTATCAAGGCAACGTGGACACCTACTTCCGCATCCACGGGACGACAGAGCCTTGGTCGATCGGGCGATCGGTCTCAAACGGCTGTATCCGCATGGTCAACGAGCATGTCATAGACCTCTATGACCGGGTTCCACGCGGCACGCTCGTTACCGTTCTCTGA
- a CDS encoding protein-disulfide reductase DsbD family protein, with protein sequence MTTLARCALHALALTCLWLAYALPGQAAESEPHVSAISTARLVTAEDAVAPNAQSISAALAITLEDSWKTYWRSPGEVGLPPEISWEGSENIASVELLYPAPTRFRAFGIENFGYADEVNFPLKVTLEDPGAPAKLSANVSILVCAEICVPEEFALDLDLGTGTGVDAASANLIASAAALVPEPADLYGVTLEAAALADDGAALVVAFSRRGGWQSPDIFPEMGEYTAFGAPDVRIDPEGDTMWARLPVLSDPVSSDMPLRLTLTDDGMAVDLPEVPLVSQVPAPPFEPQAEMTAVSELLWIALIAVIGGLILNVMPCVLPVLSIKFASALKAADQSAARVRGGFLMSAAGVLAFMWLLAAGTLGARAMGLSVGWGLQFQNPYFLTAMLLILTVFAANLAGLFEISLPQSWMTRMSSDKGSGYTGDFATGAFAAVLATPCSAPFLGTAIAFAMAGRPIDIVVIFTALGIGLALPYLLVAAAPGLVRYLPKPGRWMLLVKAVLAGLLILTAAWLLWVLGGVAGSAALLWVAALLAVLVLLLSPVARGVGRTRVGLVLATVIAAFFLPMSTSTPDTAMNAKLDAEWIAFERSDIPKRVAAGEIVFVDVTADWCLTCKANKALVLDREPVAGLLASEAVTAMRADWTRPDESISAYLESFGRFGIPFNVVYGPAAPEGLPLPELLTADIVQDALLRAGMNQIAQAD encoded by the coding sequence ATGACAACTTTGGCAAGGTGCGCGCTTCACGCGCTCGCGCTCACATGTCTCTGGCTCGCATATGCGCTGCCAGGGCAGGCGGCTGAGTCCGAGCCGCATGTTTCGGCAATATCGACCGCACGCCTCGTGACAGCCGAAGACGCGGTCGCGCCGAATGCCCAGTCAATTTCAGCAGCCCTCGCAATCACGCTGGAGGACTCCTGGAAGACCTATTGGAGGTCGCCAGGCGAAGTAGGCCTGCCTCCGGAAATCTCATGGGAAGGCTCGGAAAATATAGCATCGGTCGAACTTCTCTATCCAGCGCCAACACGGTTTCGCGCCTTCGGCATCGAGAATTTCGGTTATGCCGATGAGGTCAATTTTCCGCTCAAAGTGACGCTCGAAGACCCGGGCGCACCGGCAAAACTGTCGGCCAACGTCAGTATTCTCGTTTGTGCGGAAATCTGTGTACCAGAGGAGTTCGCACTCGATCTGGACCTCGGGACCGGCACGGGGGTGGATGCGGCCTCCGCAAACCTGATCGCCTCGGCCGCCGCGCTCGTTCCGGAGCCGGCAGATCTCTATGGTGTCACGCTCGAAGCCGCAGCACTGGCCGATGATGGCGCGGCCCTCGTCGTTGCGTTTTCCCGGCGGGGTGGCTGGCAGTCACCTGACATTTTCCCCGAGATGGGCGAGTATACTGCCTTCGGGGCTCCGGATGTTCGGATCGATCCCGAGGGCGATACCATGTGGGCCCGGCTGCCTGTTTTGTCCGACCCTGTCAGCAGCGACATGCCACTGCGCCTGACATTGACCGATGACGGAATGGCCGTGGACCTTCCAGAGGTTCCCCTCGTATCCCAGGTGCCCGCTCCGCCTTTTGAGCCACAGGCCGAAATGACGGCAGTTTCCGAACTGCTATGGATTGCGCTCATCGCCGTGATCGGCGGGCTGATCCTAAACGTGATGCCATGCGTGCTGCCTGTCCTGTCGATCAAGTTCGCCTCAGCGCTGAAGGCCGCGGACCAATCCGCCGCCAGGGTACGCGGGGGCTTTCTGATGTCTGCGGCGGGCGTACTGGCCTTTATGTGGCTTCTGGCGGCCGGCACCCTTGGGGCACGTGCGATGGGGCTTTCGGTGGGATGGGGCCTGCAATTTCAGAACCCCTACTTCCTGACGGCCATGCTGCTGATTCTGACGGTCTTTGCCGCGAATCTGGCCGGTTTGTTCGAAATATCCCTGCCACAAAGCTGGATGACACGGATGTCCTCGGACAAGGGCTCCGGATACACTGGCGACTTCGCCACCGGGGCGTTCGCGGCAGTGCTGGCGACGCCTTGCTCTGCACCGTTCCTCGGGACTGCCATCGCATTCGCGATGGCCGGACGCCCTATCGATATCGTCGTGATCTTCACCGCCCTCGGGATCGGCCTGGCCCTGCCCTATCTCCTTGTCGCCGCCGCACCCGGGTTAGTCAGATATCTTCCGAAGCCGGGGCGCTGGATGCTACTCGTGAAGGCGGTGCTCGCAGGCCTTTTGATCCTGACCGCGGCATGGCTACTCTGGGTGCTCGGCGGTGTGGCCGGGTCCGCAGCCCTCCTGTGGGTCGCTGCCCTGCTTGCGGTTTTGGTTCTACTTCTGTCACCCGTGGCGCGCGGAGTGGGAAGAACACGCGTGGGGCTGGTGCTCGCCACCGTCATTGCAGCGTTCTTCCTGCCCATGTCCACGAGCACACCAGATACTGCGATGAATGCAAAGCTCGACGCCGAGTGGATCGCATTCGAGCGCAGCGATATCCCCAAACGCGTCGCGGCTGGTGAGATTGTCTTTGTCGATGTCACCGCGGACTGGTGCCTGACCTGCAAGGCGAACAAGGCGTTGGTACTGGACCGGGAGCCGGTTGCCGGTTTGCTCGCGTCAGAGGCTGTGACGGCCATGCGTGCCGACTGGACCAGACCGGACGAGAGTATCTCAGCCTATCTCGAAAGCTTTGGACGCTTCGGCATTCCCTTCAACGTCGTCTACGGGCCCGCTGCTCCAGAGGGCCTGCCGCTGCCTGAACTTTTGACGGCAGACATCGTGCAAGACGCGCTTCTTCGCGCTGGCATGAACCAGATCGCCCAAGCGGACTGA
- the ccmI gene encoding c-type cytochrome biogenesis protein CcmI has protein sequence MIWVIGGVLAAISVLVLVLPAWRKRGEALGRDESAMEIFKDQLSEVDRDEARNLISGDEATAARSEIKRRMLAITKRQGNTTKAKSASGGVTVLVVSALAIPVLGFVLYGMRGAPEIPSQPFAERAEEQNEASEIAQLAETLRTRLLEDRTGGPSDGWMLLGQTYMRMNRFDAAAEAFGRVAERPDADSGVHSQYAEALISAENGVVTQTASRAIAQAMQLDPMNPAAVYYRARELAQDGLLRDARASLLLRIQEAPGFEPWMEIFLETANQYGEEIGIEEPVQLQDFAPMFAGRSQASTPGPSPEDVEAAEEMSGEDRAAFIRSMVDGLAARLAEEPGDLEGWLRLARAYTVLGNTEGATEAADKARALAEILPSDDPGRLATQAELNALGL, from the coding sequence ATGATCTGGGTAATCGGCGGCGTTCTTGCCGCGATTTCGGTGTTGGTGCTTGTCTTGCCGGCGTGGCGCAAGCGTGGCGAAGCTCTCGGTCGCGACGAAAGCGCGATGGAGATTTTCAAGGATCAGTTGTCGGAAGTGGATCGGGACGAGGCACGTAACCTCATTTCCGGCGATGAGGCTACCGCGGCGCGGTCCGAGATCAAGCGCCGGATGCTTGCAATCACGAAACGGCAGGGAAACACTACCAAGGCAAAATCCGCCTCCGGCGGCGTCACGGTTCTGGTGGTTTCAGCCCTGGCGATTCCGGTTCTGGGCTTTGTGCTGTACGGCATGCGCGGAGCACCCGAAATCCCGAGCCAGCCCTTTGCCGAACGTGCCGAGGAACAGAACGAAGCATCCGAGATCGCGCAGTTGGCCGAGACCTTGCGGACCCGGCTGCTGGAGGATCGTACTGGTGGTCCCTCCGATGGCTGGATGCTGCTCGGCCAGACCTATATGCGAATGAACCGCTTTGACGCGGCGGCAGAAGCCTTTGGCAGGGTTGCGGAACGTCCCGATGCCGATAGCGGTGTTCATTCCCAATACGCCGAAGCGCTTATCTCTGCCGAGAACGGGGTTGTGACGCAGACGGCGAGCCGCGCGATCGCGCAGGCCATGCAGCTCGACCCGATGAACCCGGCCGCTGTATATTACCGTGCGCGTGAGCTGGCTCAGGACGGGCTACTGCGCGATGCACGGGCGTCGCTCTTGCTGCGGATTCAGGAAGCCCCGGGATTCGAACCTTGGATGGAGATCTTTCTCGAGACGGCGAACCAGTATGGTGAAGAAATCGGGATCGAAGAGCCCGTGCAGTTGCAGGATTTCGCGCCAATGTTCGCCGGGCGCTCACAGGCATCAACGCCGGGACCCTCGCCCGAAGATGTCGAGGCGGCAGAAGAGATGTCCGGAGAGGATCGAGCGGCTTTCATCCGGTCCATGGTCGACGGGCTGGCCGCACGGCTCGCAGAAGAGCCCGGCGATCTGGAAGGATGGCTGCGGCTCGCGCGGGCTTACACGGTTCTTGGGAACACCGAAGGTGCAACGGAAGCCGCGGACAAGGCGCGCGCTTTGGCAGAAATCCTGCCCTCTGACGACCCTGGCAGATTGGCGACGCAGGCCGAGTTGAACGCACTCGGTCTCTGA
- a CDS encoding cytochrome c-type biogenesis protein, translated as MIRILTVLAACFLMAMPVLAVQPDEILNDPVLEERARDLSKDLRCVVCQNENIDSSHAGMARDLRILVRERLVAGDSDEEVLDFVVARYGDYVLFNPPFKPSTYALWIGPFAVMALGLLGVVLMLTRRPKKIDAKALALSEEEESAVAAMLAEDGKEGPKG; from the coding sequence ATGATCCGCATTCTGACCGTTCTGGCAGCCTGTTTTCTGATGGCGATGCCGGTGCTTGCCGTGCAGCCGGATGAGATCCTGAATGACCCCGTACTGGAAGAACGTGCTCGCGACCTGTCGAAGGATCTGCGCTGCGTGGTGTGTCAGAACGAGAATATCGACAGTTCGCATGCGGGCATGGCGAGAGACCTGCGCATTCTTGTGCGCGAACGGCTGGTCGCGGGCGACAGCGACGAAGAGGTGCTCGATTTCGTGGTGGCGCGCTATGGCGACTACGTCTTGTTCAATCCGCCGTTCAAGCCGTCCACCTATGCCTTGTGGATCGGCCCGTTCGCAGTCATGGCACTGGGGCTGCTGGGAGTTGTTCTGATGCTGACCCGTCGCCCGAAGAAGATCGATGCAAAAGCGCTTGCCCTGAGTGAAGAAGAAGAAAGTGCCGTTGCGGCGATGTTGGCCGAGGACGGCAAGGAAGGACCCAAGGGATGA
- a CDS encoding DsbE family thiol:disulfide interchange protein has protein sequence MKRALFALPVVLVLILGGFFLWGLNPDRDPNAIPSVLIDAQAPEFALDGIPGLDTPGLAKADLSGADNPLVVNVFASWCVPCRAEHAVLTRMAREENIHLLGINYKDKPEDAVRWLDELGNPYERIGADLTGRVGIEWGISGVPETFVIDANGIVVYRFVGPILSAEDVRDMQEAIALARSRSGAGGTS, from the coding sequence ATGAAACGTGCCCTTTTCGCCTTGCCGGTGGTTCTGGTTCTGATCCTCGGAGGGTTCTTCCTCTGGGGGTTGAACCCCGATCGGGATCCAAACGCGATCCCCTCGGTTCTGATCGATGCCCAGGCACCGGAGTTTGCTTTGGACGGTATCCCGGGTCTGGATACGCCGGGCCTTGCCAAAGCGGATCTTTCGGGCGCCGACAACCCGCTGGTGGTGAATGTCTTCGCGTCCTGGTGTGTGCCCTGTAGGGCAGAGCATGCGGTACTGACCCGCATGGCGCGAGAGGAGAATATCCACCTGCTCGGCATCAATTACAAGGACAAGCCCGAGGATGCGGTGCGCTGGCTCGATGAGCTTGGTAATCCATATGAACGCATCGGTGCGGACCTGACTGGCCGCGTCGGCATCGAATGGGGCATCTCGGGCGTGCCGGAAACCTTTGTGATCGATGCCAACGGGATCGTGGTCTACCGGTTCGTCGGGCCGATCTTGAGCGCCGAGGATGTGCGGGATATGCAGGAGGCCATCGCGCTTGCCCGGTCGCGCAGCGGGGCCGGAGGAACATCATGA
- a CDS encoding heme lyase CcmF/NrfE family subunit: MIPEIGNFALMLALAAALVQSVLPMVGAAQRNVLWMQSAVTTALIQCGLLAVAFAALMRSFIVSDFTVVNVVANSHSLKPMIYKVAATWGSHEGSLLLWVLILAIFGAGVAVLGKNIPAELRARTLSVQAWISVGFLSFMIFTSNPFDRMFPAPLNGNDLNPLLQDIGLALHPPLLYLGYVGFSIVFSFAVAALIEGRVDPAWARWVRPWTLAAWVSLTGGIALGSWWAYYELGWGGWWFWDPVENVSFMPWLLGTALLHSAIVTEKRDTFKSWTILLAILTFSLSLLGTFIVRSGLLTSVHAFAVDPERGVYILGLLFVSIGGSLALYAWRAPQLEGGGLFTPISREAGLLINNLLLATATAAVLFGTLYPLFLEAVTGDKISVGPPFFNASFIPIMLPLVFMMGIGPFLSWKRADLPGVMSRLKFAIGLGLIAALWAWWMDTDGPVLAIIAMGVAGWLLVASAREWLSRIKAGEVPLAESLRRAKNLPRAAHGMTIAHMGVAVLILGMVGSSAWKTEQILFASPGTVVEIAGYEVRFDRVERVRGPNYVSDMGTLTAFRDGEQVAVLQPERRWYPVAEMQTTESAIRSTLAGDLYVTIGEPAADRASNEWTLRILFEPFVNFIWIGTVFLVIGGTFSLTDRRLRVGAPKSAARPPIQATPAE, translated from the coding sequence ATGATCCCTGAGATTGGCAATTTCGCCCTGATGCTCGCGCTGGCCGCGGCACTGGTGCAAAGCGTGCTTCCCATGGTGGGGGCCGCGCAACGCAATGTTCTGTGGATGCAGTCGGCGGTGACAACCGCACTGATCCAGTGCGGACTTTTGGCGGTCGCGTTCGCGGCGCTGATGCGGTCGTTCATCGTAAGCGACTTCACGGTCGTGAACGTTGTTGCAAACTCCCATTCTCTGAAACCGATGATCTACAAGGTTGCGGCCACCTGGGGGTCCCATGAAGGCTCACTTCTTCTGTGGGTGCTGATTCTGGCGATCTTCGGGGCCGGTGTCGCAGTGCTGGGCAAGAACATCCCTGCCGAGTTGCGCGCACGCACCTTGTCTGTGCAGGCCTGGATCAGCGTCGGCTTCCTGTCCTTCATGATCTTTACATCAAACCCGTTCGATCGCATGTTCCCGGCGCCTTTGAATGGCAATGACCTGAACCCGCTGCTGCAGGATATCGGTCTCGCCCTGCACCCGCCGCTTCTATATCTCGGCTATGTGGGCTTCTCGATCGTGTTCTCCTTCGCGGTCGCGGCGCTGATCGAGGGTCGTGTCGATCCGGCTTGGGCGCGTTGGGTCCGTCCGTGGACACTGGCGGCCTGGGTCAGCCTGACGGGCGGAATCGCGCTTGGCTCCTGGTGGGCGTACTACGAGCTCGGCTGGGGCGGCTGGTGGTTTTGGGACCCGGTGGAAAACGTGTCCTTCATGCCGTGGCTTCTGGGAACTGCCCTGCTGCACTCGGCCATCGTGACCGAGAAACGCGATACATTCAAAAGCTGGACGATCCTGCTGGCGATCCTGACCTTCTCGCTCTCCCTCTTGGGCACGTTCATCGTGCGCTCGGGGCTGCTGACCTCGGTTCATGCCTTCGCGGTCGATCCGGAGCGGGGGGTCTATATCCTCGGGCTGCTCTTCGTCTCCATCGGCGGGTCGCTGGCGCTATATGCTTGGCGGGCACCGCAACTCGAAGGGGGCGGTCTGTTCACCCCGATCTCCCGCGAGGCGGGTCTGCTGATCAACAACCTGCTCTTGGCCACGGCCACGGCGGCGGTTCTGTTCGGTACGCTCTATCCGCTTTTCCTGGAGGCGGTGACCGGCGACAAGATCTCTGTCGGACCGCCCTTCTTCAACGCGAGCTTCATTCCGATCATGCTGCCTCTGGTGTTCATGATGGGAATCGGGCCGTTCCTGAGCTGGAAACGCGCGGACCTGCCCGGGGTTATGTCCCGTCTGAAGTTCGCCATCGGGCTAGGCCTGATTGCTGCTCTCTGGGCCTGGTGGATGGATACTGACGGTCCGGTCCTGGCGATCATCGCCATGGGCGTGGCCGGATGGCTCCTGGTGGCGTCGGCGCGCGAATGGTTGTCTCGCATAAAGGCTGGGGAAGTTCCGCTGGCAGAAAGCCTGCGCCGGGCGAAGAACCTGCCCCGCGCGGCCCATGGCATGACCATCGCCCATATGGGGGTTGCGGTTTTGATCCTCGGCATGGTCGGATCTTCCGCCTGGAAAACGGAACAGATCCTGTTTGCCAGTCCGGGTACCGTGGTCGAGATTGCCGGCTACGAGGTCCGCTTCGACAGGGTCGAGCGTGTCCGCGGTCCGAATTACGTGTCCGACATGGGGACCCTGACTGCGTTTCGCGACGGGGAGCAGGTCGCGGTTCTGCAACCAGAGCGGCGCTGGTACCCGGTGGCCGAAATGCAGACCACCGAGTCCGCCATCAGGTCCACCCTGGCCGGAGACCTCTACGTGACCATTGGCGAGCCGGCGGCGGATCGTGCATCCAACGAATGGACTTTGCGTATCCTTTTCGAACCTTTCGTAAACTTCATCTGGATCGGCACGGTGTTTCTCGTGATCGGCGGCACGTTCTCTCTGACGGATCGCAGGCTGCGGGTCGGGGCACCCAAGAGCGCGGCACGGCCTCCGATCCAGGCCACCCCTGCGGAGTGA
- a CDS encoding EVE domain-containing protein, translated as MRYWLFKSEPSVWSWDMQVAKGDAGEEWDGVRNYQARNFMREMALGDRGFFYHSQKDKAIVGTVEVCAEAHPDSTTEDDRWDCVDIRALTPLVRHVTLDEIKSDPALGEMVLVRNARLSVQPVTETEWRRICEMGGVDP; from the coding sequence ATGCGCTATTGGTTGTTCAAGTCCGAACCTTCGGTCTGGTCCTGGGACATGCAGGTGGCCAAGGGCGATGCGGGCGAGGAATGGGATGGCGTGCGCAACTACCAGGCCCGCAATTTCATGCGCGAGATGGCGCTGGGCGATCGCGGCTTTTTCTATCACAGCCAGAAGGACAAGGCGATTGTCGGTACTGTGGAGGTCTGCGCCGAAGCGCACCCCGACAGCACCACCGAGGACGACCGCTGGGATTGCGTCGACATCCGCGCGCTGACGCCCTTGGTGCGGCACGTTACGCTTGACGAGATCAAGTCGGATCCGGCGCTGGGCGAGATGGTTCTGGTGCGCAATGCGCGGCTCTCAGTTCAGCCGGTCACCGAGACGGAGTGGCGCCGCATATGTGAAATGGGCGGAGTGGACCCCTGA
- a CDS encoding YciI family protein, translating to MLIALIAIDKPGALEVRKANREAHVAYLQDSGVVQQAGPFLSNEGEMCGSLIILDVADMEAAQAFAAGDPYGKAGLFQSVELRAWNRVIG from the coding sequence ATGCTGATTGCGCTGATTGCCATCGACAAGCCGGGTGCCCTCGAGGTGCGCAAGGCCAATCGCGAGGCCCATGTGGCCTACCTGCAAGACAGTGGCGTGGTGCAACAGGCCGGGCCCTTCTTGTCGAACGAGGGCGAGATGTGCGGCTCGCTCATCATCCTCGATGTCGCCGACATGGAAGCGGCGCAGGCCTTCGCCGCAGGCGATCCCTACGGCAAGGCCGGTCTGTTTCAAAGTGTCGAGTTGCGCGCCTGGAACCGGGTGATCGGCTGA
- a CDS encoding NAD(P)H-dependent glycerol-3-phosphate dehydrogenase, whose amino-acid sequence MTQAIDVMGAGAFGSALAIALSRDGSDVTLWARSSEQVAALRETREVARLPGVILPKELRITSDAGALGAPIRLLAIPMQALAQHLQLLPARGGTALVACCKGIDLSTGLGPTGLIARDAPGCVAAVLTGPSFAADIARGLPTALTLACADAQAGAKLQSALSTETLRLYRSTDPTGAELGGALKNVIAIAAGMVIGAGLGESARAALLTRGYVEMQRLALHMGARPETLAGLSGFGDMVLTATSGLSRNFTFGRALGAGSAPSQGATVEGRATARAVARIAADQGIDMPICTMVSAVLENTLTIEQATAALLARDLREE is encoded by the coding sequence GTGACGCAGGCGATCGATGTCATGGGGGCGGGGGCATTTGGATCGGCGCTGGCCATTGCGCTGAGCCGTGATGGCAGTGACGTCACCCTCTGGGCCCGGTCGTCGGAGCAGGTCGCGGCCCTGCGAGAGACTAGAGAGGTCGCACGCCTGCCGGGGGTGATTCTGCCGAAAGAGTTGCGGATTACGTCCGATGCCGGGGCATTGGGCGCGCCGATCCGCCTGCTGGCCATTCCGATGCAGGCTCTGGCACAACATCTGCAATTGTTGCCGGCGCGCGGTGGCACGGCCTTGGTCGCGTGCTGCAAGGGTATCGACCTGTCCACGGGCCTCGGTCCAACGGGGCTGATCGCGCGCGATGCGCCGGGCTGCGTGGCCGCGGTCCTGACGGGGCCGAGCTTCGCCGCGGATATCGCGCGCGGCTTGCCGACGGCGCTGACCCTGGCGTGTGCTGATGCGCAGGCGGGCGCGAAGCTCCAGTCCGCGCTGTCGACCGAGACATTGCGGCTTTACCGCAGCACGGACCCAACCGGGGCGGAATTGGGCGGCGCGCTCAAGAACGTCATCGCGATAGCGGCAGGTATGGTGATCGGGGCGGGCCTCGGCGAGAGCGCGCGTGCGGCCCTGCTGACGCGGGGCTACGTGGAAATGCAGCGCCTCGCTCTCCACATGGGGGCGCGGCCAGAAACCCTGGCGGGCCTGTCGGGGTTTGGGGACATGGTTCTGACGGCCACCTCGGGCCTGTCGCGCAACTTCACTTTCGGCCGCGCCCTTGGAGCCGGCAGCGCCCCATCGCAAGGGGCGACCGTCGAAGGGCGCGCGACGGCCCGCGCTGTGGCCCGAATTGCGGCAGATCAAGGAATCGACATGCCGATTTGCACGATGGTATCCGCGGTATTGGAAAACACACTGACCATAGAGCAGGCAACCGCGGCGCTTCTGGCCCGGGATCTGCGAGAGGAATGA